From the Entomomonas sp. E2T0 genome, one window contains:
- a CDS encoding STY4528 family pathogenicity island replication protein: MVDNKWSTILDECISKVGEKWPDPPALEKPIPGGKAEGSSTISGILYSGNIHETVPKQLFLDNRLTPVERNGWQVFKLLLDKQGFAAPRYEDLQPYLSMTPYAEKASKETVAKVIHILRLTRWLSLINKGRDKHTGQLLGSIYILHDEPITPAEALQLDSNYLNFVVNCCKHANKNVSIVAKGAFDDLHESDNQSVQTRLSLLAQRIQKQISNEPDKLNEHAKPKQNNHLVRNSIDPSSESEPSKNSLVRNRFSPSSESEPSLHPPISNLVRNPNSYSTSTVYIHNSTSTVLDHPRLKSINKQQQLKLVELVNELDADLVTQVFDEFNKRCNDTINNPIGYLFGLLKKAKNNEFKPWLSSSNTSIHHNQPNASTKPPPRTYCRDTTKPIPNEVKQQMMDLKKLFSTNKT; this comes from the coding sequence ATGGTTGATAATAAGTGGTCTACCATTTTAGATGAGTGCATTAGTAAAGTTGGAGAAAAGTGGCCTGATCCCCCTGCCCTAGAAAAACCTATCCCTGGTGGCAAAGCAGAAGGATCTTCTACTATTTCAGGCATACTTTACAGCGGTAATATTCATGAGACTGTACCAAAGCAACTATTTTTGGACAATCGACTAACACCTGTTGAACGTAACGGGTGGCAAGTCTTTAAGCTGCTACTAGATAAACAAGGTTTCGCTGCACCAAGATATGAAGATCTACAACCCTATTTGTCTATGACACCTTATGCTGAGAAGGCCTCTAAGGAAACAGTCGCTAAAGTTATTCATATTTTACGATTAACACGTTGGTTAAGTTTAATTAATAAAGGTAGAGATAAGCACACTGGTCAATTACTTGGCTCAATTTATATACTTCATGATGAACCAATAACCCCTGCTGAAGCACTACAACTTGATAGCAACTATCTTAATTTTGTTGTTAATTGTTGCAAACATGCCAATAAAAACGTATCAATTGTTGCCAAGGGTGCTTTTGATGATCTACATGAGTCAGATAACCAATCAGTTCAAACCAGACTCTCATTATTAGCGCAGCGTATTCAAAAACAGATTTCAAACGAACCCGATAAATTAAATGAACATGCAAAACCAAAACAAAATAATCACTTAGTTCGGAATAGTATTGACCCTAGTTCGGAATCCGAACCGAGTAAAAATAGCCTAGTTCGGAATAGATTTAGCCCTAGTTCGGAATCCGAACCAAGCCTACACCCTCCTATTTCCAACTTAGTTCGGAATCCGAACTCATATAGTACTAGTACTGTATATATACATAATAGTACTAGTACTGTACTAGATCACCCTCGATTAAAAAGTATTAACAAACAACAACAATTAAAACTTGTTGAGCTAGTTAATGAATTAGATGCTGATCTAGTTACACAAGTATTTGATGAGTTTAATAAACGCTGTAATGACACGATTAATAACCCTATTGGCTATCTTTTTGGTTTATTGAAGAAAGCCAAAAATAATGAGTTCAAGCCTTGGTTGAGCTCTAGTAATACAAGCATACACCATAATCAGCCTAATGCTTCAACTAAACCACCTCCTAGAACTTATTGCAGAGATACTACTAAGCCGATTCCCAACGAAGTTAAGCAGCAAATGATGGATCTTAAAAAACTATTTAGCACTAATAAAACTTAA
- a CDS encoding DUF2857 domain-containing protein — protein MDDSSLKDLFNSNTLINQALLSQIITEIKQGNYYRCKAMGLSDDILQVIDSLPPLALSELMASPVVWAKITINTNAFMRIIDLNHDKNKLRTLINKAIILNASNKMLADYFGISSNVAAHKRKLLNVEAARGRLVQLTEEQKKTVWNEWKAFLNEEPTMDRFKKLEKQIAIAEKYNLNLCVLNQEIESHNIKTQDDHKLYEQLIELRASKQIISNFFNAPQNKIIITQRLISSTKSANELLFTDCNKRTKDKVIREWNYLLKRTYTQSIHDLTHEHLHKLISFSKKYHIEFNSLWVNLTKGIEGAN, from the coding sequence ATGGACGATTCTTCTCTTAAAGATCTATTTAATAGTAACACTCTTATTAATCAAGCATTGTTAAGTCAGATCATTACTGAGATCAAACAAGGTAATTACTATCGCTGTAAAGCAATGGGATTAAGTGATGATATTCTTCAGGTTATTGACTCATTACCCCCTCTTGCACTCTCAGAGCTAATGGCAAGCCCTGTAGTGTGGGCAAAAATAACGATAAATACCAATGCCTTTATGAGAATAATCGACTTAAATCATGATAAAAATAAACTTAGGACACTGATTAATAAGGCTATTATTTTAAATGCCTCTAATAAAATGCTTGCTGATTACTTTGGTATTTCAAGCAATGTTGCCGCACATAAACGCAAACTACTCAATGTAGAAGCTGCTAGAGGTAGACTGGTTCAACTTACAGAAGAACAAAAGAAAACGGTATGGAATGAGTGGAAAGCTTTTCTTAATGAAGAACCTACTATGGATCGGTTTAAGAAGTTAGAAAAGCAGATAGCGATTGCTGAAAAATATAATCTTAATCTCTGTGTTCTTAATCAAGAGATTGAAAGCCACAATATCAAGACTCAAGATGATCATAAGTTATATGAGCAACTTATTGAATTGAGGGCATCTAAACAAATCATTAGTAACTTCTTTAATGCACCTCAAAACAAAATAATTATTACTCAAAGACTTATTTCTTCTACCAAGTCAGCAAATGAACTGTTATTTACCGATTGTAATAAACGAACAAAAGATAAAGTTATTAGAGAATGGAATTATTTACTTAAAAGAACCTATACCCAATCTATTCATGACTTAACCCATGAACACCTACATAAATTAATTAGTTTTTCAAAGAAATACCATATTGAATTTAATTCATTATGGGTGAACCTAACTAAAGGTATAGAAGGTGCAAATTGA
- the csrA gene encoding carbon storage regulator CsrA: MELNRNIDETLAISNDVKIIVFGVQGNQVRIGVNAPKNIPVHREEIYQRIQKEKHNGNNN; encoded by the coding sequence ATAGAGTTAAATAGAAATATAGATGAAACACTGGCGATAAGTAATGATGTAAAAATCATTGTATTTGGTGTTCAAGGTAATCAAGTTCGTATTGGTGTGAATGCTCCTAAAAATATACCTGTACATAGAGAGGAGATTTACCAGAGGATTCAGAAGGAAAAGCACAATGGCAATAACAATTGA
- a CDS encoding single-stranded DNA-binding protein, producing the protein MGTRFLGEGNIGNIDSRTINNGNDTPRIVVSINVHFDNLVKNKKTDELEDQGGFWAPVEFWPQNIETAQHLIKNVFKKGMRIKVEGNLVNEKFEDKDTGDARSIMKVRTFQSGISICLQRLQSTELVPKKINTEESNNSSQEQSEANNQSEYQDDMDF; encoded by the coding sequence ATGGGAACAAGATTTTTAGGTGAAGGTAATATCGGTAACATTGACTCACGTACTATTAATAATGGTAACGATACTCCAAGAATTGTAGTATCCATTAATGTACATTTTGATAATCTAGTAAAAAATAAAAAAACGGATGAGTTAGAAGATCAAGGTGGTTTTTGGGCACCTGTCGAATTTTGGCCACAAAACATAGAAACAGCCCAACATCTTATTAAAAATGTTTTTAAGAAAGGTATGCGTATCAAAGTAGAAGGTAATCTAGTTAATGAAAAATTTGAAGATAAGGATACAGGTGACGCACGCTCTATTATGAAAGTACGCACGTTCCAGTCAGGTATTAGTATTTGCTTACAAAGGCTTCAATCAACAGAATTAGTACCTAAGAAAATAAATACTGAAGAAAGCAACAATAGTTCTCAGGAACAATCTGAAGCTAATAATCAATCAGAGTATCAAGATGACATGGACTTTTGA
- a CDS encoding DUF3577 domain-containing protein, with the protein MTNTNQANTNTQSTGGLVSEGIGYVNNIEWRTKDDGQSFLVCKVAAITGSQQYVFTSCVVNGEQAKQLIAQCIEASQAENKILIRFKMSINNLYAYQTNEGDLGAVINGSLFDVSYIKIENQVVYQRSAENGTQQPEQAPAPQPNANKGNKSYQAKGKGQQKGKNNQASNKQPAKPQQQGNASYGSFGQFA; encoded by the coding sequence ATGACTAATACTAATCAAGCTAATACTAATACTCAATCAACTGGTGGTTTAGTTTCTGAAGGCATCGGCTATGTAAACAACATTGAATGGAGAACCAAAGATGATGGCCAATCCTTTTTAGTGTGTAAAGTAGCTGCCATTACTGGTTCACAACAATACGTTTTTACAAGTTGTGTTGTGAATGGTGAACAAGCTAAACAATTGATTGCTCAATGTATAGAAGCGTCTCAGGCTGAGAATAAAATTCTAATTCGTTTTAAAATGAGTATAAATAATCTTTATGCTTATCAAACAAACGAAGGCGACCTTGGTGCTGTTATTAATGGTTCTTTATTTGATGTTTCATACATCAAAATTGAGAATCAAGTGGTGTACCAAAGATCTGCTGAGAATGGAACTCAACAACCTGAACAAGCCCCTGCTCCTCAACCCAATGCTAATAAAGGCAATAAGTCTTATCAAGCAAAAGGTAAAGGTCAGCAAAAAGGCAAGAATAACCAAGCTAGCAATAAACAACCTGCAAAACCTCAACAACAAGGTAATGCAAGTTATGGTAGCTTCGGCCAATTCGCGTAA
- a CDS encoding ParB family protein, with amino-acid sequence MNKKKPTAQDISKQMLASGFKSPNNITQLADPISDTPIELTLDQLRTYEHNPRKSINPLFNQIKESIRSRGLDHPPTVTKRPGEKHYIIRSGGNTRLKALKELYDETGDERFYRIKCLFKPWAGEITSMVGHLVENELHGELMFIDKAIAINTMRDFYTKESSKESGRRLSLRDIADYLKRDGYPISHSLVGRMLECVDNLLPAIPDLLYGGLGKPRIEELLTLKNAFKKIWNKYIQDNEPLDAELSPDNEMFLGFWTAALSKFNDIDAADFNLIRIKDEILQELTFYTSQDYTTLELDLVEATKSNKSTTQNNNEFVTSPVETHTTTVTNQLGSSVSHSQPQTKEPIAEPSKPTDKIPSVDTITIEKSTLSPVVSSTPIHSPVKLSDEDKQQQVQDNIIEPVSLSPKVQKINQDIDKQLGGDPLAYDDAITKSIPIQAGGGLNEVTDIWYIPKQIDSPEAIREELYQLAYDLATYGNYQDKLIRTNEGLGFGVNGQTITDKNEHTEAIAMLIMTLLRLHPDQAQADISLAIFNQLLMGGYDIAIGNNPATSIGIKPLPDVLLIKLFRLIRLTRRLIELINHNE; translated from the coding sequence ATGAACAAGAAAAAGCCAACGGCCCAAGATATTTCAAAACAAATGTTAGCCAGTGGTTTTAAATCACCTAACAATATTACTCAGTTAGCAGATCCCATCAGTGATACGCCCATTGAGCTAACATTAGATCAATTAAGAACTTACGAACATAACCCTCGTAAGAGTATTAATCCTCTTTTTAATCAGATTAAGGAGTCCATTCGCTCAAGAGGGCTAGATCACCCCCCTACAGTAACAAAACGACCAGGAGAAAAACATTATATTATTAGAAGTGGTGGTAATACTAGGCTTAAAGCATTAAAAGAACTCTATGATGAAACAGGCGATGAACGATTTTACCGTATTAAATGCCTATTCAAGCCTTGGGCTGGTGAAATCACCTCTATGGTAGGACACCTTGTTGAGAATGAGCTTCATGGTGAACTCATGTTTATTGATAAGGCTATTGCTATCAATACGATGAGGGATTTTTATACAAAAGAATCCTCTAAAGAGTCAGGTAGAAGACTATCACTGCGTGATATTGCTGATTATTTGAAAAGAGATGGCTACCCTATCTCCCACTCCCTTGTAGGGAGAATGCTTGAGTGTGTGGATAATCTGTTACCTGCTATTCCTGATCTATTATATGGTGGTCTTGGAAAGCCAAGAATTGAAGAACTGTTAACCCTCAAAAACGCTTTCAAAAAGATTTGGAATAAATATATTCAAGACAATGAACCGCTTGATGCTGAGCTATCACCCGATAATGAAATGTTTTTAGGTTTTTGGACTGCTGCCTTATCTAAATTTAATGATATAGATGCTGCCGATTTTAATTTAATCAGAATTAAAGATGAAATTTTGCAAGAACTTACATTCTATACTTCACAGGACTATACAACCCTTGAGTTAGACTTAGTTGAAGCAACTAAATCCAATAAGTCTACTACTCAAAATAATAACGAGTTTGTAACATCCCCAGTTGAAACCCATACCACAACAGTAACTAATCAATTAGGAAGTTCTGTTAGCCACTCTCAACCGCAGACAAAAGAGCCTATAGCTGAACCAAGTAAGCCAACTGATAAAATACCTTCAGTTGATACTATCACAATCGAAAAATCTACTCTTTCTCCAGTAGTATCATCCACTCCTATTCATAGTCCTGTTAAATTATCGGATGAAGATAAACAGCAACAAGTTCAAGATAATATTATTGAACCTGTTAGCCTCTCCCCTAAAGTACAAAAAATCAATCAGGATATTGATAAGCAGTTAGGTGGAGATCCGCTTGCTTATGATGATGCTATTACAAAGTCTATTCCTATCCAAGCAGGTGGTGGCTTAAATGAAGTAACCGATATTTGGTATATTCCCAAACAAATAGACTCCCCTGAAGCAATAAGAGAGGAGTTATACCAATTAGCCTATGATCTAGCAACTTATGGCAACTATCAGGATAAGTTAATTCGAACCAATGAAGGTCTTGGCTTTGGAGTAAATGGGCAAACGATAACTGACAAAAATGAGCATACTGAAGCAATAGCCATGCTCATTATGACACTCCTTAGATTACATCCAGATCAGGCTCAAGCTGACATCTCATTGGCTATTTTCAACCAATTATTGATGGGTGGTTATGATATTGCCATTGGTAATAATCCTGCGACATCCATTGGTATTAAGCCTTTGCCTGATGTTCTTTTAATTAAGCTATTTCGACTTATCCGCCTTACTAGACGTTTAATCGAATTAATTAACCATAATGAGTAA
- a CDS encoding PFL_4669 family integrating conjugative element protein, whose protein sequence is MTTVEKENSERIGPLQSQVIVTIHTIQAMKLWQGRKATDPKLRNSIMGLPGFISRLNAIHFTSSFDDPYADWALIIVEDKYNSSQKEIAEITKTIDKIFQKVPKQISISDNLNINPIDLTLISKSPLGFSGVYLLTEYDELIRKILQLRHIGLIGRTNADNFIRDASRVMRSFYSVIQYYKNAGVARDDIAANNARARQAIEKLGLPPKDILEGTKRSEYAPVIHKRKLANTEPVISDEKTEHFVPNQEENAQSDLED, encoded by the coding sequence ATGACTACGGTTGAAAAAGAAAACAGCGAAAGAATTGGTCCACTTCAGAGCCAAGTAATCGTAACAATTCATACGATTCAAGCCATGAAGTTATGGCAAGGCAGAAAAGCGACTGATCCAAAATTACGTAATTCGATTATGGGATTACCTGGCTTTATTAGTCGTTTAAATGCCATTCATTTTACATCTAGTTTTGATGACCCTTATGCAGACTGGGCATTAATTATAGTCGAGGATAAATACAATTCATCACAAAAAGAGATCGCTGAAATAACAAAAACAATTGATAAAATATTTCAGAAAGTACCTAAACAAATATCTATCTCAGATAATTTAAATATTAACCCCATAGATTTAACACTGATTAGTAAGTCCCCCCTTGGTTTTAGTGGTGTGTATTTACTTACTGAATATGATGAGCTTATTAGAAAGATTTTACAGCTACGCCATATTGGTCTAATAGGTAGAACTAATGCAGATAACTTTATCAGAGATGCCTCAAGAGTCATGAGAAGCTTTTATAGTGTCATTCAATACTATAAAAATGCAGGTGTAGCTCGTGATGATATAGCTGCTAATAATGCAAGAGCGAGACAAGCTATTGAAAAATTAGGCTTACCACCAAAAGATATTTTAGAAGGTACAAAACGATCTGAATATGCACCTGTTATTCATAAAAGAAAATTGGCCAATACTGAACCTGTTATTAGTGATGAAAAGACTGAGCATTTTGTTCCTAACCAGGAAGAAAATGCTCAGTCTGATTTAGAAGATTAA
- a CDS encoding DUF2786 domain-containing protein: MSNKDKRDRDWALDKIKKCLALFAKSTGNEADTALRQAKALMQKYGIDEADPKLNNISESFVIIGKGSKNPPQWQSHLAGVCARAFDCRTIMFNKYDYTRKGNLENIKRIRFIGIEPSSELASYTFEVLERQLKSARKKYLKTLHPNCSLTTRRRRADLFADNWVNAVIGLVMDFAQNHQALNMIDAYVEKYYDTTPIKYAEKTKDKRYDSAKIAGYVAGNNAHLSHAMKHTSEEQLSLSFEGQH; encoded by the coding sequence ATGAGCAATAAGGATAAAAGAGATAGAGATTGGGCATTAGATAAAATCAAAAAATGCTTGGCATTATTTGCTAAAAGCACTGGTAATGAAGCAGATACAGCATTACGTCAAGCTAAAGCATTAATGCAAAAGTATGGTATTGATGAAGCAGATCCAAAACTTAACAATATTTCTGAAAGCTTTGTCATTATCGGCAAAGGCTCTAAAAACCCACCTCAGTGGCAAAGTCACCTTGCAGGTGTCTGTGCTAGAGCATTTGACTGTCGAACTATCATGTTTAATAAATACGATTACACTCGTAAGGGTAATCTGGAAAATATTAAACGTATTCGTTTTATTGGCATTGAACCATCCTCAGAGTTAGCTAGTTATACTTTTGAAGTTTTAGAAAGACAGCTTAAGAGTGCTAGAAAAAAATACCTAAAAACACTCCATCCTAATTGTAGCTTAACTACCCGTCGTAGAAGAGCCGACTTATTTGCTGATAACTGGGTCAATGCAGTGATTGGTTTAGTGATGGATTTTGCTCAGAACCACCAAGCACTCAATATGATTGATGCCTATGTGGAAAAGTATTACGACACTACACCCATAAAATATGCTGAAAAGACCAAAGACAAACGTTATGACTCGGCAAAGATTGCAGGGTATGTAGCAGGTAACAATGCTCATTTATCCCATGCAATGAAACACACGAGCGAAGAACAACTTAGCTTGTCTTTTGAAGGACAACACTAA
- a CDS encoding DUF3158 family protein, whose translation MNSSEQNAFKATEQIISRASEQIASLKGLLKGKGEVEDSLMVINHAKALIPQIKKCMEHFSEIVNMPPYTFFEIRMRIQNSKDNSFLRWRENKNELMGVQVWEKAMLNPPKASVENVTTWLEDLACFEEARLNLNKYMSYLSFLIKQHKEYLKNREYTSSMLIKAKQSISTRDNI comes from the coding sequence ATGAATAGCTCAGAACAAAACGCCTTCAAAGCTACCGAACAAATTATCTCCAGAGCTTCCGAACAAATCGCTTCCCTAAAAGGCCTTTTAAAAGGTAAGGGAGAGGTTGAAGATTCCCTTATGGTTATTAACCATGCGAAAGCGTTAATACCTCAAATTAAAAAGTGCATGGAGCATTTCTCCGAAATTGTAAACATGCCCCCTTATACTTTTTTTGAAATCAGAATGCGTATCCAGAATTCAAAAGATAATTCTTTTTTAAGATGGAGAGAAAATAAGAATGAATTGATGGGTGTACAAGTATGGGAAAAAGCTATGTTAAATCCACCTAAAGCCAGTGTCGAGAATGTCACTACTTGGCTAGAGGATTTAGCTTGTTTTGAAGAAGCACGATTAAATTTAAATAAATATATGAGTTATCTATCTTTTTTAATTAAACAACATAAGGAGTACTTAAAAAATAGAGAATATACAAGTTCAATGTTAATTAAAGCAAAGCAATCTATTTCAACTAGAGACAACATTTAG
- the dnaB gene encoding replicative DNA helicase produces the protein MKKLNIPYSTEAEQAVLGGLMLDNTTFDDLIEIIEQQDFYRHDHRVIFNAIQRLHSESQPFDVVTLADKISSTKQLSNVDNILGYVAELARNIPSVANIKNYAKIVKERSALRQIIQYSDEIKTAAVTKEAKSQTVVALADQKLFDITQKQTGQKDFANINLVLAGIVDKIDTHFNSGNPVTGVSTGLTDLDYQTSGLQKSDLIILAGRPSMGKTTLALQFALSAVDSIIKEQEEYKKLEAKNKAKDIGQQESIAPPDKKHILVFSLEMPTEQLIMRCIANLGGLNLKSIMTGQLSPDNNGINEFDQLALAINKINSYENVLIIDDSASLTTTMIRSKAKRAARKYGSPLLILIDYLQLISSTGNSENRNNEVSAITRALKALAKDFNCPVVALSQLNRDLEKRGNKRPVNADLRDSGAIEQDADVIMFIYRDEVYHPDSIDAGTAEIILGKHRNGPIGTVKTSFIASQTSFKNLATGSY, from the coding sequence ATGAAAAAACTTAACATACCCTACTCCACTGAAGCAGAACAAGCGGTACTAGGTGGCTTAATGCTTGATAACACCACCTTTGATGACTTGATTGAAATAATTGAACAACAGGATTTTTATCGCCATGATCATCGGGTTATTTTTAATGCAATACAGCGTTTACATAGTGAAAGCCAACCGTTTGATGTAGTGACATTAGCCGATAAAATATCCTCTACTAAACAACTATCCAATGTAGATAATATATTAGGTTATGTGGCAGAACTTGCCCGTAACATTCCTTCAGTTGCCAATATAAAAAACTATGCAAAAATTGTTAAAGAACGTTCTGCCTTACGCCAAATTATCCAGTATTCTGATGAAATAAAGACAGCAGCAGTCACTAAAGAAGCTAAGAGTCAGACTGTTGTTGCGTTGGCTGATCAAAAACTGTTTGATATTACTCAAAAACAAACAGGGCAAAAAGACTTCGCTAATATAAATCTAGTGTTAGCAGGTATTGTTGACAAAATTGATACCCACTTTAATAGTGGTAATCCTGTTACAGGTGTATCAACAGGTTTAACGGATCTTGATTATCAAACATCAGGGCTACAAAAATCTGACTTAATTATTTTGGCAGGTAGACCTTCAATGGGCAAAACGACACTTGCTCTCCAGTTTGCCCTATCTGCTGTTGATAGCATTATCAAAGAACAGGAAGAATATAAAAAGTTAGAAGCCAAAAATAAAGCTAAAGATATTGGGCAACAAGAATCTATCGCTCCACCTGATAAAAAACATATTTTAGTATTCTCCTTGGAAATGCCCACTGAACAGCTAATTATGCGCTGTATCGCCAATTTAGGAGGTCTTAACCTAAAATCTATTATGACAGGACAATTAAGTCCTGATAATAATGGTATCAATGAGTTTGATCAACTAGCACTGGCGATTAATAAAATAAATAGCTATGAAAATGTATTGATTATTGATGACAGTGCAAGCCTGACTACTACCATGATACGTTCTAAAGCCAAACGTGCTGCACGCAAATATGGTTCTCCACTCCTTATTTTAATTGATTATCTACAACTCATTAGCAGCACAGGCAATTCAGAAAATCGAAATAATGAAGTGTCTGCCATAACTAGGGCACTAAAAGCATTGGCAAAGGATTTTAATTGTCCAGTGGTGGCATTATCCCAGCTTAATCGTGATCTTGAAAAACGAGGCAATAAACGACCTGTTAATGCGGATTTACGTGACTCTGGAGCAATTGAACAAGATGCTGATGTCATTATGTTTATCTATCGAGATGAAGTCTATCACCCTGACAGCATAGATGCAGGTACTGCGGAGATCATACTAGGTAAACACCGTAATGGACCTATAGGCACAGTAAAAACTTCTTTTATTGCAAGCCAAACCAGTTTTAAAAATTTAGCTACAGGGAGTTATTAA
- a CDS encoding DNA topoisomerase III: protein MRVILCEKPDQGKAVAKTLGITQSKKGYIEGNGIVVTWCIGHILELAMPDSYDEKYKNWSIEHLPIIPNHWKYNVSSRTASQFKVVKQLLQKASEVIIGTDADREGELIAREVMVFCSYKGPVKRLWYSALNTTAIKKAWNDIQEGEKTYPLYLSALARSKADWLVGLNLSRLFTLLAQQSGYKNKLPVGRVQTPTLKLVVDRELAHKNFVPIPYWLLGIQLSSNGQAFNASWDVPKQFADEAGRCIRQEAAMQATKLFQTIGQATVTSINTERKTSNHPLPFDLAALQLACCNKFGFGVDETLEIAQSLYEKYKATSYPRTECGYLPTSMLGEVPTVFNALAKTDPSISNLLTKLNTNMKSKSWNDKQVEKSSHHGIIPTDEVLDLSTMSEKELQVYKLIRSYYLAQFLPLHEYDHTEVILNCKGQTLVAVGKKIVVNGWKALLSGDSLDDNESEEDTEQSENKGQTQILPPLQEGLVCKINTVDCQSKKTTAPPLYNEGTLVMAMKSVAKLIDDPKIKQKLRETTGIGTQATRSNIIKKLKDQKLITKQKGKLIATEAGHSLIKAVPAAISHPGTTGIWEQALDMIEKGELTIDSFIQKQSQWISTIVQKYGNTELSIKQAPIPTGDPCPKCGKPTLKHKGKTVSFWGCPDYPNCDGVIFPKTRKKNKNFSNPKK, encoded by the coding sequence ATGCGTGTTATTTTGTGTGAAAAACCCGATCAAGGAAAAGCAGTCGCTAAAACATTAGGTATTACCCAGTCTAAAAAAGGCTATATTGAAGGCAATGGTATTGTTGTAACTTGGTGCATTGGGCACATATTGGAATTAGCTATGCCCGATAGTTATGATGAAAAGTATAAAAATTGGTCGATTGAACATTTACCTATCATACCTAATCATTGGAAGTATAATGTTTCATCTAGAACAGCTAGCCAATTTAAAGTAGTCAAGCAGTTATTACAAAAAGCCTCTGAAGTTATTATTGGCACAGATGCTGATCGTGAAGGAGAATTAATCGCTCGTGAAGTTATGGTATTTTGTAGCTATAAAGGTCCTGTTAAAAGACTCTGGTACAGTGCTTTAAATACTACTGCTATTAAAAAAGCATGGAATGATATACAAGAGGGTGAAAAAACTTATCCGCTCTATCTATCTGCCCTAGCTCGTAGTAAGGCCGATTGGTTGGTTGGATTAAACCTATCTCGTCTATTCACATTATTAGCACAACAATCTGGTTATAAAAATAAGTTACCTGTTGGTCGGGTGCAGACTCCTACTTTGAAACTTGTGGTGGATAGGGAGTTAGCCCATAAAAATTTTGTACCTATACCCTATTGGTTATTAGGTATTCAATTAAGCAGTAATGGTCAAGCTTTCAATGCCTCATGGGATGTACCCAAACAATTTGCAGATGAAGCAGGACGTTGTATTAGGCAAGAAGCAGCAATGCAAGCAACAAAGTTATTTCAAACAATAGGCCAAGCAACGGTTACTTCCATTAATACTGAACGAAAAACTAGCAATCATCCCCTACCCTTTGATTTAGCAGCATTACAATTAGCTTGTTGTAATAAATTTGGTTTTGGTGTGGATGAAACCCTTGAAATTGCACAGTCACTTTATGAAAAATATAAAGCAACTTCTTATCCTAGAACTGAATGTGGCTATTTACCTACCAGTATGCTTGGTGAAGTTCCTACAGTATTTAACGCATTAGCTAAAACAGATCCTAGTATTAGTAATTTACTTACCAAGCTAAATACCAATATGAAATCAAAATCATGGAATGATAAACAGGTGGAAAAATCATCCCATCATGGCATTATTCCAACTGATGAAGTACTTGATTTATCAACTATGTCAGAGAAAGAATTACAAGTCTATAAATTGATTAGAAGTTATTATCTTGCCCAGTTCTTACCCTTGCATGAATATGATCATACAGAAGTAATACTAAACTGTAAGGGACAAACACTCGTAGCAGTAGGTAAAAAAATAGTTGTTAATGGTTGGAAAGCATTATTATCAGGTGATTCATTAGATGATAATGAATCCGAAGAAGATACCGAACAATCAGAGAATAAAGGGCAAACACAGATATTACCACCCTTACAAGAAGGCTTAGTTTGTAAAATTAATACGGTAGATTGTCAATCTAAAAAAACCACTGCACCCCCTTTATATAATGAAGGTACGCTTGTTATGGCGATGAAGTCTGTGGCTAAATTAATTGATGATCCTAAGATCAAACAAAAACTAAGAGAAACTACAGGTATTGGAACACAGGCAACTAGATCAAATATTATTAAAAAACTAAAAGATCAGAAGTTAATCACTAAGCAAAAAGGTAAGCTCATTGCTACTGAAGCTGGACATTCGCTTATTAAAGCAGTACCTGCTGCTATATCTCATCCTGGTACAACAGGTATTTGGGAGCAAGCATTAGATATGATTGAGAAAGGCGAACTCACAATAGATAGCTTTATTCAAAAGCAATCACAATGGATCTCCACTATTGTCCAAAAGTATGGAAATACAGAGCTATCCATTAAACAAGCACCTATACCTACTGGAGATCCTTGTCCTAAATGTGGTAAACCTACCTTAAAACATAAAGGGAAAACTGTCTCATTTTGGGGATGTCCAGACTATCCAAACTGTGATGGAGTAATATTTCCAAAGACTAGAAAGAAAAATAAAAACTTTTCAAACCCAAAGAAGTAA